In the Pseudolabrys taiwanensis genome, one interval contains:
- a CDS encoding ABC transporter substrate-binding protein — protein MTLPTHAQDIPTIRVGWTIPAEEAKYWMMRRPDQFPDLGKKYKIEWSQFQGTAVMSQALQAGALDCATQGVLPILQGAANNSLAVYVVAQHVGERPGSFSVYWAVKDDSPIKTVADLKGKTIGINVIGAGTQGPLNVLLKKNGVDPEKDVKWVEVSFPLSEQAVRTGRVDAVNMNQPFAALAEAKGGLRKLLSLSEALPNIVHILEACRKDFVDKNPELTKMYVRDITRGMKLAVANREETLKVVNEQMKAPIQVLDTYLLKSNDFAREPGAKPNFDGIQAMADVYAQTGMVSKRIDVSVFKGPVTAPIE, from the coding sequence AAGTACTGGATGATGCGGCGGCCGGATCAATTCCCCGACCTCGGCAAGAAGTACAAGATCGAATGGTCGCAATTCCAGGGTACCGCGGTCATGTCGCAGGCGCTGCAAGCGGGCGCGCTCGATTGCGCGACGCAGGGCGTGCTGCCGATCCTGCAAGGCGCCGCCAACAACTCGCTCGCGGTTTACGTCGTGGCGCAACACGTCGGTGAGCGGCCGGGCAGCTTCTCGGTCTATTGGGCGGTCAAGGACGACAGCCCGATCAAGACCGTCGCCGATCTCAAGGGCAAGACCATCGGCATCAACGTCATCGGCGCCGGCACGCAGGGCCCGCTCAACGTGCTCTTGAAGAAGAACGGCGTCGATCCCGAGAAGGACGTGAAATGGGTCGAGGTCAGCTTCCCGCTGTCCGAGCAGGCCGTGCGTACCGGCCGCGTCGACGCGGTCAACATGAACCAGCCTTTCGCCGCGCTCGCCGAAGCCAAAGGCGGCCTGCGCAAGCTCTTGTCGCTGTCCGAGGCGCTGCCCAACATCGTGCACATCCTCGAAGCGTGCCGGAAGGACTTCGTCGACAAGAACCCCGAACTGACGAAGATGTATGTGCGTGACATCACGCGCGGCATGAAGCTCGCTGTCGCCAATCGCGAGGAGACCTTGAAGGTCGTCAACGAGCAGATGAAGGCGCCGATCCAGGTGCTCGACACCTACTTGCTCAAGAGCAACGACTTCGCCCGCGAGCCCGGCGCCAAGCCGAACTTCGACGGCATCCAGGCGATGGCCGACGTCTATGCGCAGACCGGCATGGTCAGCAAGCGCATCGACGTCAGTGTGTTCAAGGGCCCGGTCACCGCGCCGATCGAGTAA
- a CDS encoding SDR family NAD(P)-dependent oxidoreductase: MGVLDHRHALVTGGGTGIGAAIAKVLAGAGAAVSLVGRRKEPLEALAAQLPKASAVVADITREADCTAMVEAARAAHGPIDIVIANAGVAPSAPAGKTSLALWEETIGVNLTGSFLTVRSALADVTRAKTNGRIVFISSTAGLKGYAYVSAYCAAKHGVVGYARALSVELAPTGVTVNAVCPGFTDTPLLAGAADNISAKTGRSADEARATLAKDNPHGRLITPEEVASTVLWLCSPEADSINGQAIAIAGGPA; the protein is encoded by the coding sequence ATGGGCGTTCTCGACCATCGGCATGCGCTCGTCACGGGCGGCGGTACCGGCATCGGCGCGGCGATCGCGAAGGTGCTCGCCGGCGCCGGCGCGGCGGTGTCGCTGGTCGGCCGCCGCAAGGAGCCGCTCGAGGCGCTCGCCGCGCAGTTGCCGAAGGCGAGCGCCGTCGTCGCCGACATCACCCGCGAGGCCGATTGCACCGCCATGGTGGAGGCCGCGCGCGCGGCGCACGGGCCGATCGACATCGTCATCGCCAATGCCGGCGTCGCGCCGAGCGCGCCTGCCGGCAAGACCAGCCTGGCGCTGTGGGAAGAGACGATCGGGGTCAATCTCACCGGATCGTTTCTCACCGTGCGTTCGGCGCTCGCCGACGTCACCCGCGCCAAGACTAATGGCCGCATCGTCTTCATCTCGTCGACGGCGGGCCTCAAGGGTTACGCTTACGTCTCGGCCTACTGCGCCGCCAAGCATGGCGTCGTCGGTTACGCGCGCGCGCTCAGCGTCGAACTTGCGCCGACAGGCGTGACGGTGAACGCGGTGTGTCCGGGGTTCACCGATACGCCGCTGCTCGCGGGCGCCGCCGACAACATTTCGGCCAAGACCGGCCGCAGCGCCGACGAGGCGCGCGCGACCTTGGCCAAGGACAATCCGCACGGCCGCCTGATCACCCCGGAAGAGGTTGCAAGCACTGTGCTGTGGCTGTGCTCTCCGGAAGCCGACTCGATCAACGGCCAGGCCATCGCCATTGCCGGAGGTCCGGCGTGA
- a CDS encoding enoyl-CoA hydratase family protein, with the protein MKDFKPDHYDWRVDGTTAIINLRRPERKNPMTFESYAELRDTFRKLVYADDIRAVVFGSNGGNFCSGGDVHDIIGPLFDRDMKGLLEFTRMTGDLVKAMKACPQPIIAAVDGVCAGAGAMIALFSDLRIGTPAAKTAFLFTRVGLAGCDMGACAMLPRVIGQGRAAELLFTGRAMSAEEGERWGFFNKLTAPEQLADDALALAKRLAEGPTFAHMMTKTMLNQEWSMSLEQAIESEAQAQAICMQTQDFRRAYEGFVAKQAPKFEGN; encoded by the coding sequence ATGAAGGACTTCAAGCCCGATCATTACGATTGGCGCGTCGACGGCACGACCGCGATCATCAACTTGCGCCGTCCGGAGCGCAAGAATCCGATGACGTTCGAATCCTATGCCGAGCTGCGGGACACCTTCCGCAAGCTCGTCTATGCCGACGACATCCGCGCGGTCGTGTTCGGGTCCAATGGTGGCAACTTCTGCTCCGGTGGCGACGTACACGACATCATCGGCCCGCTGTTCGACCGCGACATGAAGGGGCTCCTCGAATTCACCCGCATGACCGGCGATCTGGTCAAGGCGATGAAGGCCTGCCCGCAGCCGATCATCGCCGCGGTCGACGGCGTCTGCGCCGGCGCCGGCGCCATGATCGCGCTGTTCAGCGATCTGCGCATCGGCACGCCCGCCGCCAAGACCGCCTTCCTGTTCACGCGCGTCGGCCTTGCCGGTTGCGACATGGGCGCCTGCGCGATGTTGCCGCGCGTGATCGGCCAAGGCCGCGCCGCCGAGCTTCTGTTCACCGGCCGCGCCATGAGCGCGGAGGAGGGCGAGCGCTGGGGCTTCTTCAACAAGCTGACGGCGCCGGAGCAACTTGCTGACGACGCGCTGGCGCTTGCCAAGCGCCTCGCCGAAGGCCCGACCTTCGCGCATATGATGACCAAGACCATGCTGAATCAGGAATGGTCCATGTCGCTCGAGCAGGCGATCGAGTCCGAGGCGCAAGCGCAAGCGATCTGCATGCAGACGCAGGATTTCCGCCGCGCCTATGAGGGCTTCGTGGCCAAGCAGGCTCCGAAGTTCGAGGGGAACTGA
- a CDS encoding acyl-CoA dehydrogenase family protein: MPDRSFLTWPFFEDRHRAFAEKLDAWAAVNVADIDHHDTDAACRTLVARLGKDGWLKHTAPSVDGSERIDVRTLALARETLARHGGLADFAFAMQGLGAGPISLFGNDAQKAAWLPKTRAGTAIAAFALTEAPSGSDVANITTTATRDGDGYVIDGEKYWISNGGIADLYVVFARTGEAPGARGLSAFIVSADNPGLSVTERIDVIAPHPLGRLRFDKCRVGADALLGKAGDGFKIAMSTLDVFRTTVGAAALGFARRAFDEAVQRASTRKMFGGALADLQMVQAHIADMALEIDAAALLIYRAAWTKDMGAARVSREAAMAKLYATEAAQRVIDTAVQIHGGDGVRSGHPVEMLYRDIRALRIYEGASDIQKLVIARAVLSSSER; this comes from the coding sequence ATGCCCGATCGTAGCTTTTTGACTTGGCCGTTCTTCGAGGATCGCCACCGTGCCTTCGCGGAGAAGCTCGACGCTTGGGCCGCGGTCAATGTCGCCGACATCGATCACCACGACACCGACGCCGCGTGCCGCACGCTGGTGGCGCGGCTCGGCAAGGACGGCTGGCTCAAGCACACGGCGCCGAGCGTCGACGGCAGCGAGCGCATCGATGTGCGGACGCTGGCGCTGGCGCGCGAAACCTTGGCGCGTCACGGCGGCCTCGCCGACTTTGCCTTCGCCATGCAGGGGCTGGGCGCCGGGCCGATCTCGCTCTTTGGCAACGACGCGCAGAAAGCGGCTTGGCTGCCGAAGACGCGCGCCGGCACGGCGATCGCCGCTTTTGCGCTGACGGAAGCGCCATCGGGCTCCGACGTCGCCAACATCACCACCACGGCGACCCGCGACGGCGACGGCTACGTCATCGACGGCGAGAAATATTGGATATCGAACGGCGGCATCGCCGACCTGTATGTCGTCTTCGCCCGCACCGGCGAGGCGCCCGGCGCGCGCGGCCTGTCGGCCTTCATCGTCTCCGCGGACAATCCCGGCCTGTCGGTCACCGAGCGTATCGACGTGATCGCGCCGCACCCGCTGGGCCGGCTGCGCTTCGACAAATGCCGCGTCGGCGCCGACGCGCTGCTTGGCAAGGCCGGCGACGGCTTCAAGATCGCCATGTCGACGCTCGACGTGTTCCGCACCACGGTCGGCGCCGCCGCGCTCGGTTTCGCGCGCCGCGCCTTTGACGAGGCGGTGCAGCGCGCGTCGACGCGCAAGATGTTCGGCGGCGCGCTGGCGGACCTGCAGATGGTGCAGGCGCATATCGCCGACATGGCGCTCGAGATCGACGCCGCGGCGCTGCTGATCTATCGCGCCGCCTGGACCAAGGATATGGGGGCCGCGCGGGTGTCGCGAGAAGCCGCCATGGCCAAGCTCTACGCGACCGAAGCCGCGCAGCGCGTCATCGACACCGCCGTGCAGATCCACGGCGGCGACGGCGTGCGCTCCGGCCATCCGGTCGAAATGCTGTATCGTGATATCCGCGCCTTGCGCATCTACGAAGGCGCGTCCGACATCCAGAAACTCGTCATTGCCCGGGCAGTTCTCTCTTCATCGGAGCGTTAA
- a CDS encoding benzoate-CoA ligase family protein, translating into MALAWGNPPLGPTAHVDTFARDNLPPFDLWPKLLLDRPEFQYPEYLNAAVELTDRNVERGFGDRIALIGNGRRRTYKELTDWTNRLAHALVENYGVKPGNRVLIRSGNNPALVAAWLAATKVGAVVVNTMPMLRAGELKKIVDKAEISLALCDSRIADELIACAKDSKFLKQVVSFDGTSNHDAELDRVALDKPVTFEAVKTGRDDVALLGFTSGTTGEPKATMHFHRDLLMIADGYAKEVLKVTPDDVFVGSPPLAFTFGLGGLAIFPLRFGATATLLENASPPNMMQIIDTYKATICFTAPTAYRAMLAAFDKGTADLSSLRIAVSAGETLPAPVFEEWTKKTKKPILDGIGSTEMLHIFITNRIGDSVAGATGRPVGGYEAKIVDDNMKDLPQGEVGRLAVRGPIGCRYLADKRQTGYVKEGWNLTGDTFMQDKDGRFHFVARADDMIVSAGYNIAGPEVEAALLTHEHVAECAVIGAPDGERGQIVEAFIVLKAGVVGDELCRKTLQDHVKATIAPYKYPRAVNFVEALPKTESGKIQRFRLRHQ; encoded by the coding sequence ATGGCTTTGGCTTGGGGTAATCCACCGCTTGGTCCGACGGCGCATGTCGACACTTTCGCACGCGACAATCTTCCGCCATTCGATCTGTGGCCGAAGCTGCTGCTCGACCGGCCGGAATTCCAGTATCCGGAATATCTGAATGCGGCGGTCGAGCTGACCGACCGCAATGTCGAGCGCGGTTTTGGCGATCGCATCGCGCTGATCGGCAACGGCCGCCGCCGCACCTACAAAGAGCTCACCGACTGGACCAACCGGCTGGCGCATGCGCTGGTCGAGAACTACGGGGTGAAGCCCGGCAATCGCGTGCTCATCCGCTCGGGCAACAATCCGGCGCTGGTGGCCGCTTGGCTCGCCGCGACCAAGGTCGGTGCCGTCGTCGTCAACACCATGCCGATGCTGCGCGCCGGCGAGCTCAAGAAGATCGTCGACAAGGCGGAGATTTCGCTGGCTTTGTGCGATAGCCGCATCGCCGACGAGCTCATCGCCTGCGCCAAGGACAGCAAGTTCCTCAAGCAGGTGGTCTCGTTCGACGGCACGTCGAACCACGACGCCGAGCTCGACCGCGTTGCGCTCGACAAGCCGGTGACCTTCGAGGCGGTGAAGACCGGCCGCGACGACGTGGCGCTGCTCGGCTTCACCTCCGGCACCACCGGCGAGCCGAAGGCGACGATGCACTTTCATCGCGACCTCCTCATGATCGCCGACGGCTATGCGAAGGAAGTCCTCAAGGTCACGCCCGACGACGTCTTCGTCGGTTCGCCGCCTCTGGCCTTCACCTTCGGTCTTGGCGGACTGGCGATCTTCCCGCTCCGTTTCGGCGCCACGGCGACGCTGCTCGAGAACGCCTCGCCGCCGAACATGATGCAGATCATCGACACCTATAAGGCGACGATCTGCTTCACCGCGCCGACCGCCTATCGCGCGATGCTGGCCGCCTTCGACAAGGGCACGGCCGACCTGTCGTCGCTGCGCATCGCGGTGTCGGCCGGCGAGACGCTGCCGGCCCCGGTCTTCGAGGAGTGGACCAAGAAGACCAAGAAGCCGATCCTCGACGGCATCGGCTCGACCGAAATGCTGCACATCTTCATCACCAACCGGATCGGCGATTCGGTTGCCGGCGCCACCGGGCGTCCGGTCGGCGGCTATGAAGCGAAGATCGTCGACGACAACATGAAGGACCTGCCGCAGGGCGAGGTCGGCCGCTTGGCCGTGCGTGGTCCCATCGGCTGCCGTTATCTCGCCGACAAGCGCCAGACCGGCTACGTCAAGGAAGGCTGGAACCTGACCGGCGACACCTTCATGCAGGACAAAGACGGGCGCTTCCATTTCGTCGCGCGGGCCGACGACATGATCGTCTCCGCCGGCTACAATATCGCCGGCCCGGAGGTCGAGGCGGCGCTGCTCACGCACGAGCATGTCGCCGAGTGCGCGGTGATCGGCGCGCCGGATGGCGAGCGCGGCCAGATCGTCGAGGCCTTCATCGTGCTCAAGGCGGGTGTGGTCGGCGACGAACTCTGCCGCAAGACGTTGCAGGACCACGTCAAGGCGACGATCGCACCGTACAAATATCCCCGTGCCGTGAACTTCGTGGAGGCTTTGCCGAAGACGGAAAGCGGCAAGATCCAGCGTTTCCGCTTGCGACATCAATAG
- a CDS encoding MarR family winged helix-turn-helix transcriptional regulator: MTVAKLREKTVSRPASKLRLRLWLRLLRSARAIETELRERLRREFSVTMPQFDVMAALARTEDGMTMTELSRRLMVSNGNVTGIIDRLVTEKLVARQAPVTDRRSFIVRLTPKGASYFASIAKVHEGWVDELLADFDPAEAERVIGDLDGLARRTRNGEATL; the protein is encoded by the coding sequence GTGACCGTCGCCAAGCTGCGCGAGAAGACTGTATCCCGACCGGCCAGCAAACTGCGGCTGCGCCTGTGGCTGCGGCTTCTGCGGTCGGCGCGCGCGATCGAGACGGAGTTGCGCGAACGGCTGCGCCGCGAGTTTTCGGTCACGATGCCGCAGTTCGACGTGATGGCGGCGCTGGCGCGCACCGAGGACGGCATGACCATGACCGAATTGTCGCGCCGCCTCATGGTGTCGAATGGCAACGTCACCGGCATCATCGATCGCCTCGTCACCGAGAAGCTGGTCGCGCGCCAAGCGCCGGTAACCGATCGCCGCTCCTTCATCGTGCGGCTGACGCCGAAGGGCGCCTCCTACTTCGCCAGCATCGCCAAGGTGCACGAGGGCTGGGTGGACGAACTGCTCGCCGACTTCGATCCGGCGGAGGCCGAGCGCGTGATCGGCGATCTCGATGGACTTGCGCGGCGCACGCGCAATGGAGAAGCGACATTATGA